CTTGAATCTCACCTGCTGATCCGTGATGTGTTGAATTCCTGACAGGCCCTTTTTCCGCCGCAGCGAGAATTTCCACCCACCGAGTGCCGCTCATCAAAAACATTATCAGTCTTCTTATGATCCCCAAATTTACGGAACGAAAGGTCCTCTACATACATCACATACCAAGCAGTATGGCCCGACACACCAATACTGGCACGAGACGCTCAATAGTCTTGGGGTCCGATCCACCCGCGATAGTCTCGCCGGCGATAATACAGGCGtttggaatctgatctgcaCAATTGACCCAGATACCCAGGAGCGCAGCTATTCCGCCTCCGCATACTATCAACCCATCGCAACGCGCCCAAACCTGCATATACTGACTGGAGCAACTGCCCTAGAAATCCTATTTGAATCCGAGGATGATGAGTGGTACGCAACAGGGGCCCGTGTACGCTGGAATGGACAGGAAGCAAATATCAAAGCATGCGAGGAGACAATCGTCTGTGCTGGTAGCGTGCAATCGCCACAACTGCTGGAGCTATCCGGCATTGGCAACCAAGTTGTGTTGGAAGCTGCTGGAATTGAGACAAAAGTCCACAGCCCCAATGTAGGAGAGAATTTGCAGGAGCACATGAGTATGAGATGTAAACAGTGCTCCCTGTGATCTTGGCTGATGTTTATAAGTGACTGCCACCATCTTCGAAATCCCCGCCACGATTCCAACCCGCGATGACATTCTCCAAGACCCAATTCAGCGCGAAGCTGCAGACCGCGCCTATTACGCTTCTCAGACCGGACCTTGGACTGTTATGCCCTGTTCAGTGGCGTATTGTCCACTTTCGAAGATCCTATCACCTGCAGAATGTGACGAACTGCACACCCAGGCTAAGGAAATTGCGCGAAAAACAGGACGTACGCGTGACGCTCTTTTAGCCAGTCAATTCGATTCCGGGCAAGCGCGTGGTCAAATCGAGTATCTCTTTGATCTTGGTAACTGGAGCCCATATTTTGTGTCTGAGCCCGGAAAGAAATACGCCACTATGCTGCAAAATGCTGCAGTATCCATTCTCGCGCGGGTCTATCCATATACCTCCTATGAGCGAAACCAATTATGAGAGGGCCACAATTGATGACAAGCCCGTGATTGACCCGCGGTATTTTCTAGGACCTGGAGAGATTGATAAGAAGGTCATGGCCAAAGCACTCAGATGGGGGGATCGAATCTGTCAAACCGAGCCTTTGGCCAAACTCGTGCACGGTCGAGTCTTTCCTCCTTCTAACAATGGGGCAGACTCTGAGGAAAAAGTATACGAAGAGTTCGTCTCCAATTATACTGTGACCGATTGGCATCGTATGTTCTCCCTCCAAGATTCATTCGGCAAATCACTAAACATACATACAGCAGTTGGAACCTGCGCTATGGGTAAAGCAGATGGAACCAATGCTGGGGTTGTGAATGATATGCTCCAGGTGCATGGGGTGCATGCCCTACGGGTTGTAGATGCGAGCATCATGCCATTGCAGGTGGGGGGCCCACATCCAAGCCACCGTATATGCGATTGCAGAAAAGGCGGCGGAGTTGATCATCGATGACTATTTTGCTCGAATGGGTCCTCTATAAGATCACGAGGCTCACATCCATTGATCACATCCCATCCAAATGGCCTTGCAGAATTCTTGCCCAGTAATCGCACACTAACCAGGGCGACTGTCCCAGAATATCCTCCAATtcgtgtttttttttgggggtcATTATTGCACACCTCTCGAATTTCGGAGATATCGCCTCAGAGCAAGTGAAAAGCATCCGGTTCAACCGGACTGCCCCACCCTTGATCATCACCCATGTCTGTGAAACACAGCCTCCGTGCACAAGCAATCTTGGCGATGTCCTCGAGATGAGGATTGCCTAAGGATTTTGTTCAATGTCAAGCAAAAACTGGAATGGCTCTGATGATGCCTttaataaaaaaaaaggaccgGGGACTGACAGCAGAACTCCCCCGATCTTCGGCTACCGCCGGCGTCTCCCCTCTTAGGAGGGGCAACCGGGCGATTTAGTCTGCGAGATGGACTTCGGATCTTTTTCCAGGGATTGACTGGATATCTTATCGTTCACCAATCTAACAACTCCAACCTCCACATTGCGTATTAACCGTCGTCACACTATTTGTTGCTTGACTCATCTCTCATCCGACACGGAAACTGTTTCCCGCGGGGCTTGAATATATCCCAGCCCATCTCACCCAAACACGACCACACACACATATCCTCTGTCCGACATCATGATTTCTGGAATCGCCCATATCAATCTCTCAATCCCTCGGGATACATTAGAACAAGCCGAGGAGTTCTACGGGACCACCCTCGGACTCACTCCGTCGCCGGTACCGGAATTCCAGAAAGGCACAATCCTGTGGTATTGAAGcgccttctttctcaaggaaaagaaaacttCTCTAATTTCATCGACAGGTTCGATATTGGCTCCAGTGGACAGCAAGTGCATATTAGCTTCGGCTCGACCGATCCCCTCTCTAGCCGACACCCATGCTTCAAGTTGTCTTCCCGCGAGGAACTAGAGGAACTTAAAACAAACATCTATGATCACCATGTACGCGGTGGTGCTGCAGCTCCACTGGCTGCCGATAAGCCCGGCGAGGTAAACTCTGGTGAGTGAAACGTTGTCTTTGATGCTTCCCCCGGTATAACTAGTGGCTGAGTATCACTACAGGGACTCAAGGGAAAGAATATCCCACCCGGTTCTTCGCTCGGGACTTTGCTGGAAATCGGCTTGAGTTTACTACATGAATAGTTCTGTTGACTTGAATCGAGTTTGCCTCTACAACAGTGCGGGTGTGGGATTGTCGTCCGAGTCACTGTCTCGATGGTGGCTAGGATATCATTGAGTAACAGTCACCTGTCTAAAGGAGATATTACGTACGCATTACCTTTGAGCCCAGGCTTATGTGAGCTTTATATCCCAGAAGCTGGCATGAGATGTTGGAAAATTTCGAATCTCTTCCTTCCAAATCCACACATTCCCAAGAAAAGTAGTAAGCCAAACAGACAGTCACAATCAATAGCATCAAAGCAATCAAAGCCCCCATAACACCACCTTTAGCATCTCGCCGTCTAACCCTGCCCTTATCTGGAAACACCGTCGACATCATCGTCAATCCCAGTAGACTTCCAAACGGAACAGCAATCGAAGCAAGACACGAGATCCGCGCCGTCAATGCAGGGAAATACGCCAGTCCGTCTATATACGCTGGATTCTTTCAAATCCCGATGCCGTAGATGGCATTAGTTTTGCCTGCGTGTACGCCCCATGCCAGCATGGTCCTACCTCTACTGTCGACATTAGGCTGCCTAGGAATAGGACTGGGAAGGTTTATCGAGGCCCAACGTTTGAGGACAAACATTGCCATGTAAATTCCGGCTCCTTGGGTTTGGTCAAGATAGTTTCACATAGTGAACATGTAGGGTACACATCTACATACCAGCCGTGCAATCCCGGTATCGCTAGAGCTCCTCCCTTCCACCAATgtaagggaaaaaaaaaggattctTGAAATACCCAACAACAAACATTACTATCCCGATCGATAACTTCTTCAAGAACAGTAAACCAATATCACGCCGTCTCAATGATTCCCACGGAACCATAGCCATTTGACAGACCCATGCACTATCGCATCTTAATAAATACCTATCTAGGCATTCATATCAGTAACTTTCGCAAGACGTCCCAGCACTCGCACCACTATCCGTATCGGGACATCCACGCGATATCCAAATCTCCGGTCAGAATCGCACGATGGTAACTTCTGATAAGTGACTCCTGGTCTGTTTCTACAAACCCAGAAAAAGTACTTCGTAACGGCATGCTTGATAGGCGGACTTTGAGGATCTTCTAGATATAGGGCGAAGCCAACTTCAATTTCCATTCTCAGCCTCAGCACCAAACCCCGGATAAGTCACGTTCGAGACGGAGCAGGGCGTACAACGTTACACCCAACCGGATTAAGGCGTGGCGTAAACGGGGCCAAAGCCACTGAACGGACGAATAGGACAAGCCTGTTGCctagccccccccccccccccccccccccacctgATACTTAGTGTCAGATGGACTTGCAAAGTCAACACTTCACGACCTCAAAGTCCATCTACCTCTATCGCAACCACCCTAGAGTTTGCCATCTACCATGGGTAATTCAACACCCGCAGAGCCCGCTCCTGCCTACGAGGACTTATTTCACGAGCGCGGTTCCAGCTCACGGAATGGTGTAAGAAAATCACTCCGGAAGGGAGGGGTGGATGTTCCCAGTGTACTAATCTATCTACCTAAATACACAGTATACTATGGTCGGCCAAGTAGACGATACCGATGCACACCGAGATGTGGAACAGGGTCACCACCTGCATCACGTCCCTACCCCTATCGCAGTGACCGGTGATGAGCCGAATCAACACATCCATTGTGCAGAATGTGATCGGCAGCGGGAGCGCAAAGAGAGAAGGGAGAGTTCACAGAAAGCATGTGGCATGGTTGCGACGACATTTATCCTGATCTTTCTGTTCATGATGGTAGTAGGAATTGTTGGTATTATGGCATGGAGGGACATTCGTTTGAAAAAGTTTCATGGTTAGATTGGTTGGATTGAACATGAACAGGTATCATATCATACCATATTCAAACTGTAAAGGGGTATGCGACAGAGCCTAGGCATCGCCCTGATTAATATCAGCTAGGATAGATGAATGCCACGCCAAGAGCATTCTTGCTATTTTTCTTAGCCACAGTACACCCTGTGGTGATAGTAGCTCGTAGAGATTCTCGTTTGCAATCATGAGAAGGTAGTCTATAGGATAAATTCTACGGCAAATTACCAAAACCACCATGTTTACGCCCGTGTTCTTTTAGGGATAGATAAAAGAAGCCACTTCGCTTAGAACTAGACCTTATTATGCCCCTTCTATATTTCTTCAATTAAGATGACTTCGGTTAGTAGCAAAAATGTATCGAATTATAAGACCTGTGTTAAACTCGCTATGGTAGGCCATGTCTAGTAATTTTCCATATAGCTTTGTGATTGCCTAAAAGTAGTCTCTCTAGATGATACGACTGTCACAGATAAACTATGTGCGCTAGATTCTAACTCTTTCTAGTTAATGATTAGACTAAGGAATAGAACAATAAATCTAAAGCGTTGTTCTAAACCTAAAGCCCGCTGCGAGTGTTGCAGAAGTCTATTAAGAGAAACATCTATCGTCTAGGCGTTTACAGGATTAACGAGGGTTCCGGTAGACTCTATGAATCAATCAAATTGCGGTTATGCTAGTTAAAGATCGAAAAATAGCTACTACAAGGTCTCGAGGAGACTTTGTTGAACTCTAAAAGCCACTCTCTGGCACAGCATATAGTGCTACATTGATGTACATCGTCGACGGTGCACTTCGAGGCAGATCCTCCAGCTTCGAGGGTACAATAAATTCCGGCACGTTGCCTGGGGGATAGCTCACCCTAGATACCCCTGTCTCCAGAGATTTTAACGCCGAAGGAGCGTATGGTAGGTGTAGGAAGAAAATATCATTACAGGGTGGTTTGTTGTTTGGGGGGGATGCTAGGCGCCAAAAAATGCGGGGTATGTCGCAGGACTTCATAAAGGAATGGTAGCTCCACCTTGTGGCCCCCGATAAACAGCCAAACCACCCTTTTAGATTCCGTACAAGGAACATTAACATCAACACCTctctctactccgtactactACTCTCTACGCGCTTCGCCTGAGTCATTCCTAGGTAATTCAAAATCTCCCTGAACCCACGTTCTATCTGATCACTCTTCCCTATGGCGCTACTTGTCCCGACTTCATCACTGGGGTATAAACGGATAACCAACTTCCCCCTTGGCAGGTATCAATTCAGAATCAGCCCCAAGATGTTTGTCTGGCTCAAAAGCTTGTTCGCCAAGTCAGGGTCCTCTGACCCTTCAAAGCATACCGAGAAGCCCAAGCATAGAGGCAGGTCGCATGGCCGATCCCATAGCAGAAGAGTTCGAGAGCGGGAGCGGGAGCTGCGACGAGATTGGACGGGTCAGAAAGGTGAATGGAGAAAATTTTATAGTAGGGGGGGTTTTGTCGGAATTTGTTGAAGGTGCTGTGTTTCTTTGTGTTTCTTACGGGAGTATACCTCCCACCCCTTAATAGCTAGAATCATCTCGTCTAGTTTTACTACGAGCTGTGTACTCTTTGCTTCACTGCTTTCCACATCATTCATGGAGCGAACTTGATCTTATTAAATAAATTTGGTATTGAATATTAAGATTGAATATCAACACTGTAGTACACAAGACGATccaaaacaaacaaacacCCTGCAATCTAACGtgataagaaaaaaaaatcaaacaaGGAAAAACATTGAACCATCAAGTCATAATAGATGCTTCTGTGCAGAAATTTTGCAAACCCATCTAAGCAGAACCAAGGTACTTGAGCACAATCTCACGTTCCTCAACAGGCAACATAGAGAGCACCTGTTGTACACCACGCAGACCACCCTCCTTGTTGCCAATAAGCAGCTGGGCAACCTCAGACGCAACGCCATCAGTGCGCAGCGACTCAATCTTGGTCTGAATAACCTTCTTGTTCTCCTCGTACCAGGTAGCAACCTTTTGGTCATTGTGCTCGAGCTCCTCGCCCAGGAGACCAGTCCAGGCGTGCAGGGTGCGGAGGTGCGCGGTACGAAGTGATTCGCCGAAAACCTTGGCGCCGGGGGCTGGGGGCGCGGAGGCGGCGAGCATACGCTTGACGATAGTTTCTTCGCTGAGACGGCGGCGCAGGCGCCAGTAGAAGAAGCGGCGGGAGTTGACCCACTGCAGAGGCTTACGGATGGTGTTCTTGGCTTGCATGCGGCCAGCACGGTCGTGCAGGTCAGCGAATTGAAGCGCAATCTGCATATACACAGGCAGGAGCAGCTCCTCGCGAGCGGCCATTTTCGCCTTGACTTCGCTGAGTTGTTCCTTAGTAAGGGAGATGTCGGACAGGGAACGGCGGAGCTCGCCGTAGGTCGCGTCCAGGCGGGCCATGGTGTCCAGCTGCTTCTCGCGGCGGTACTTAATGTTCACCATACCCTCGGGCTCGAGGACACCACCACGGGACTCTTCGTCAGCGTACATCTCCATCTGGTCGGGGTTGATGGTGGGGTCAACAACCACCCAAGATCCACCGCGGAGCTCGCCGTGGGGAGGGATATACACAAAGATGGGCTGCTCGTACTTGACGAGAGCGTCGACAATGTACGAACCGTATTTGAGGACCTCGTTGTACATGTCACGTTGACCACCAGAGAATCCTCTCCAGTTGGCCAGGATCATGACGGGCAGCTGCTCACCGTTGTTGAAATCGCGCAGAGCCTGGGAGGTCTTGTAGGCCGAGTTGGGGTACCAGACACCACCAGCCTCAGTGGAGATCATCTCCATGGAGTCGGGGTTGGCGGGATCGGCAGGGGTGACGTTCTCCACCGAGCGAGTCTCGACGGCGATCACACCCATGGGGATACCACCAAGACGGGCACGACCGACAACGACGGTGCGAGCCCAGCCGCCAAGGGCCTCCTCAAAGGAGCCCTTATCAAACAGACCAGGAAGGAAGCCATCGACATCCTCCTTGCCGCTGATGAGCCACCTGACATCATAAGGCTGCTTGGGGGGAGGGAAATAGCCAACGTCACGGTCCCAGCTATCCGACCAGGGGCGAATGGGGATAGGAGCATTCTTCTTGTCGGGGACGAAGGACATCCATTCAACAATCTTCTCGACACCCTCGAAGTCATCGGTAGCAGTCATGTGAGAAACACCGTTCTTGTACATGATCTGGGTGCCACCAAGCTGAAGGTTGGAGGTGTAAACCTCGCGACCGAGCAACTTGTTAATGGCAGGGGCACCGGTGAGGATGATAGGCTGGCCCTCAACCTGGATGGCACGCTGACCGAGACGCACAAGGTAAGCACCGATACCGACGGAGCGGCAGGTAACGAGAGTGATGGTGAAAATGTCTTCGTAAGCCTTGGAGGTGGCACCGGCGATGAGACCGGAACCCTTCAGGCACTCGACACCAAGACCGTCCTTGGCACCAATGACGGTGGTGATTTTGTGGCGTTCCTCACCCTCATCTTTGATGAGCTCTGTGATGACCTCCTTTTTCTTGCTGGCATCGAAACGCTTCTTAACCTCAGGAGTGAGGTAAAGGTACTTGAAGCCGGCTTCAGGCTTCTCCGGGTTGTTCCAGGCAACCGAGAAGAAAGGGATAATCTCATCGGCGACGCCGATACGAGCACCGGAGTTAGCAGACAAGTAGACACGAGGAATACCCAACTTGCGGGCTAGCTCAGTGCACTTGTGGAAGAACTTGTCTTCCTGGGGACCGAAGGAACCAATCTGGAAGGTGATGTCGTTGGCGACAATGATGAAACGTCTGCCGCGGGGGTACTCGGGAGTACgggcagtgatgatccaacCAACCATACCATGAGTGTTAGTGCCAGGCTCGCGAGACACCTCAACAAGGTTATCGGTGTCATCCAGGACCAGCTCGCTGTAGTCAATGCACTCTCCAACGGGAGGGCGCTTCTCGTACAGGGAAGGAATCTTCTCGGCAATCTTGGTCCAGCTGTTCTGGAAGGCCTGACGGAAGAGCTCTGGGAAATCGTACACATACTGAGTTCCCATCAAATGGGCCTTGTAACGCTTGGGCTGCAGCCACTCCTTGGTGGGGTACGGGGTGGCGACAGGGCGCAGATGCATGGAGCCTAGCTTGGCGGTACCACCAATACTCTGGAAGATCCACTCACCCTTCTCGGACTTGCGCTCGATGTACAGCTCGATGTTAATGATGAAACCGTAGGTATTGCTAATAATCACACGCAGGGGGTAGGGCATGCCGGTGGCGGGGTCAGTGCAAAGGATGCGAATCTCTGCGCCAGTGACACGGAGACGCCATAGACGGCG
The nucleotide sequence above comes from Penicillium digitatum chromosome 1, complete sequence. Encoded proteins:
- a CDS encoding Hybrid signal transduction histidine kinase B is translated as MGNSTPAEPAPAYEDLFHERGSSSRNGYTMVGQVDDTDAHRDVEQGHHLHHVPTPIAVTGDEPNQHIHCAECDRQRERKERRESSQKACGMVATTFILIFLFMMVVGIVGIMAWRDIRLKKFHG
- a CDS encoding Glucose-methanol-choline oxidoreductase, whose product is MGNETLQQFAALDLDYLIVGGGTAGLAVAARLTSDPEFCVGVIEAGPSVLNIDDNGAINVPGRYGETIGSKYDWKFKTTPQPELGNEGWGWEDLLPFFRRSENFHPPSAAHQKHYQSSYDPQIYGTKGPLHTSHTKQYGPTHQYWHETLNSLGVRSTRDSLAGDNTGVWNLICTIDPDTQERSYSASAYYQPIATRPNLHILTGATALEILFESEDDEWYATGARVRWNGQEANIKACEETIVCAGSVQSPQLLELSGIGNQVVLEAAGIETKVHSPNVGENLQEHMMTATIFEIPATIPTRDDILQDPIQREAADRAYYASQTGPWTVMPCSVAYCPLSKILSPAECDELHTQAKEIARKTGRTRDALLASQFDSGQARGQIEYLFDLGPGEIDKKVMAKALRWGDRICQTEPLAKLVHGRVFPPSNNGADSEEKVYEEFVSNYTVTDWHPVGTCAMGKADGTNAGVVNDMLQVHGVHALRVVDASIMPLQAAELIIDDYFARMGPL
- a CDS encoding putative glyoxalase family protein, with the translated sequence MISGIAHINLSIPRDTLEQAEEFYGTTLGLTPSPVPEFQKGTILWFDIGSSGQQVHISFGSTDPLSSRHPCFKLSSREELEELKTNIYDHHVRGGAAAPLAADKPGEVNSGTQGKEYPTRFFARDFAGNRLEFTT